A region from the Arachis ipaensis cultivar K30076 chromosome B01, Araip1.1, whole genome shotgun sequence genome encodes:
- the LOC107618172 gene encoding BAG family molecular chaperone regulator 1-like isoform X1: MSHNKETTTMSSNNMFSKGKKSGHECELRPGGMLVQKRDSNSDRNSDSAALSTIMVKVKYGSAYHELPISSHASFGELKKMLRERTGLHAQDQKLMFKKKERDSKSYLDVERVRDGSKLVLFEKIESRERRMLETLRIAKKEKASKSLKEINHQVQPLAHKVSALEAGASTGGVIAELDIESLTENLMRMLITLNEIFAEGDLKLQKSEQVRRVQKHIETLDTLKMKRQKNVPQKIKAAEEQQLKHWDSVVVTTKWETFD, from the exons ATGTCACACAATAAAGAAACAACAACGATGAGCAGCAACAACATGTTTTCTAAGGGTAAGAAATCCGGTCATGAATGTGAATTAAGGCCAGGTGGAATGCTTGTTCAGAAGCGTGATTCAAACTCGGATCGAAACTCCGATTCGGCTGCATTGTCCACCATCATGGTTAAAGTGAAATATGGATCTGCATATCACGAACTTCCTATTAGTTCGCATGCAAGTTTTG GGGAACTGAAGAAGATGTTGAGAGAACGTACAGGGTTGCATGCTCAGGATCAAAAGTTAATGtttaagaagaaagagagagattcAAAATCATATTTGGACGTTGAAAGAGTCAGAGATGGATCAAAGTTGGTGCTTTTTGAGAAAATTGAGAGCAGAGAAAGAAGGATGCTTGAGACCTTAAGAATTGCAAAGAAGGAGAAAGCCTCAAAATCCTTGAAGGAAATTAATCACCAGGTTCAACCACTTGCTCACAAG GTTTCAGCTTTGGAAGCTGGTGCTTCTACAGGCGGGGTTATAGCAGAGTTGGATATAGAGAGTTTGACAGAAAATCTGATGAGAATGTTGATTACATTGAATGAAATTTTCGCTGAGGGggacctgaaattacaaaaaagtGAGCAG GTTAGGAGAGTTCAGAAGCATATTGAGACTCTTGATACATTGAAGATGAAAAGGCAAAAAAACGTGCCTCAAAAAATTAAAGCAGCGGAGGAGCAACAACTAAAACATTGGGACTCAGTTGTTGTAACAACAAAATGGGAAACTTTTGATTGA
- the LOC107618172 gene encoding BAG family molecular chaperone regulator 2-like isoform X2 — MSHNKETTTMSSNNMFSKGKKSGHECELRPGGMLVQKRDSNSDRNSDSAALSTIMVKVKYGSAYHELPISSHASFGELKKMLRERTGLHAQDQKLMFKKKERDSKSYLDVERVRDGSKLVLFEKIESRERRMLETLRIAKKEKASKSLKEINHQVQPLAHKVRRVQKHIETLDTLKMKRQKNVPQKIKAAEEQQLKHWDSVVVTTKWETFD; from the exons ATGTCACACAATAAAGAAACAACAACGATGAGCAGCAACAACATGTTTTCTAAGGGTAAGAAATCCGGTCATGAATGTGAATTAAGGCCAGGTGGAATGCTTGTTCAGAAGCGTGATTCAAACTCGGATCGAAACTCCGATTCGGCTGCATTGTCCACCATCATGGTTAAAGTGAAATATGGATCTGCATATCACGAACTTCCTATTAGTTCGCATGCAAGTTTTG GGGAACTGAAGAAGATGTTGAGAGAACGTACAGGGTTGCATGCTCAGGATCAAAAGTTAATGtttaagaagaaagagagagattcAAAATCATATTTGGACGTTGAAAGAGTCAGAGATGGATCAAAGTTGGTGCTTTTTGAGAAAATTGAGAGCAGAGAAAGAAGGATGCTTGAGACCTTAAGAATTGCAAAGAAGGAGAAAGCCTCAAAATCCTTGAAGGAAATTAATCACCAGGTTCAACCACTTGCTCACAAG GTTAGGAGAGTTCAGAAGCATATTGAGACTCTTGATACATTGAAGATGAAAAGGCAAAAAAACGTGCCTCAAAAAATTAAAGCAGCGGAGGAGCAACAACTAAAACATTGGGACTCAGTTGTTGTAACAACAAAATGGGAAACTTTTGATTGA
- the LOC107618172 gene encoding BAG family molecular chaperone regulator 1-like isoform X3, producing the protein MSHNKETTTMSSNNMFSKGKKSGHECELRPGGMLVQKRDSNSDRNSDSAALSTIMVKVKYGSAYHELPISSHASFGELKKMLRERTGLHAQDQKLMFKKKERDSKSYLDVERVRDGSKLVLFEKIESRERRMLETLRIAKKEKASKSLKEINHQVQPLAHKVSALEAGASTGGVIAELDIESLTENLMRMLITLNEIFAEGDLKLQKS; encoded by the exons ATGTCACACAATAAAGAAACAACAACGATGAGCAGCAACAACATGTTTTCTAAGGGTAAGAAATCCGGTCATGAATGTGAATTAAGGCCAGGTGGAATGCTTGTTCAGAAGCGTGATTCAAACTCGGATCGAAACTCCGATTCGGCTGCATTGTCCACCATCATGGTTAAAGTGAAATATGGATCTGCATATCACGAACTTCCTATTAGTTCGCATGCAAGTTTTG GGGAACTGAAGAAGATGTTGAGAGAACGTACAGGGTTGCATGCTCAGGATCAAAAGTTAATGtttaagaagaaagagagagattcAAAATCATATTTGGACGTTGAAAGAGTCAGAGATGGATCAAAGTTGGTGCTTTTTGAGAAAATTGAGAGCAGAGAAAGAAGGATGCTTGAGACCTTAAGAATTGCAAAGAAGGAGAAAGCCTCAAAATCCTTGAAGGAAATTAATCACCAGGTTCAACCACTTGCTCACAAG GTTTCAGCTTTGGAAGCTGGTGCTTCTACAGGCGGGGTTATAGCAGAGTTGGATATAGAGAGTTTGACAGAAAATCTGATGAGAATGTTGATTACATTGAATGAAATTTTCGCTGAGGGggacctgaaattacaaaaaa GTTAG